One window of the Phoenix dactylifera cultivar Barhee BC4 unplaced genomic scaffold, palm_55x_up_171113_PBpolish2nd_filt_p 000188F, whole genome shotgun sequence genome contains the following:
- the LOC108510800 gene encoding uncharacterized protein At2g34160-like, with amino-acid sequence MDSVMVAEAVKDPTAAAAAPGKNNRIQVSTNKKPLYFYVNLAKVPVEGYMQQYNEIELSALGMAIGPVVTVAEILKNNGQATENKILTSTVGTKDETKGRLVRKA; translated from the exons atggaTTCGGTAATGGTCGCGGAGGCGGTGAAGGACCCaacggcagcggcggcggcgccgGGAAAGAATAACCGCATCCAGGTCTCCACCAACAAGAAGCCGCTCTACTTCTACGTCAATCTCGCCAAG GTTCCGGTCGA AGGTTACATGCAGCAGTACAATGAGATCGAGCTCTCTGCGCTGGGAATGG CTATTGGCCCCGTTGTTACCGTTGCTGAGATACTGAAGAACAATGGCCAGGCTACTGAGAATA AGATTCTGACATCGACTGTTGGCACCAAAGATGAGACAAAGGGCCGCCTTGTCCGGAAAGCCTAG